The Drosophila bipectinata strain 14024-0381.07 chromosome 2L, DbipHiC1v2, whole genome shotgun sequence genome has a segment encoding these proteins:
- the LOC138925731 gene encoding uncharacterized protein: MLGYMGSAKDRLDEIRNLSSDARIKYASCVKPMFEWCISSNGTINFTIPHIKAWILSEPDKEILWQMISNVIDTGLKKATTALDLLGEVQHKTAQLSNAFNATFHNVTNDFAPNGFYGELKTDLQTKIQDIQKQRKISLIATIFGAIGLVLFGGLGVGLGLTIHIIEKYKISSAEMWSQEKAYEKQLEMINYTFKILNEEIEKAKSIVTDIDNALSEDRTNLHELRAKIEAANLAKYALNFTTGDLRNSFVPVLTDLSAQCTKYVNWHGYDKPFYHTNISRRRREAEHTLKAQKLLDESESFASPSQPSDSFISYVYDGSRTVAPEPVTVQDSIRKIGHITRFPIESMSGISGSHSPPLLKT; encoded by the exons ATGCTGGGTTATATGGGATCAGCCAAGGACAGGCTGGATGAAATTCGGAATTTAAGCTCAGATGCTCGTATTAAATATGCGTCGTGTGTGAAGCCTATGTTCGAGTGGTGTATCTCGAGTAATGGTACCATTAATTTTACCATTCCCCACATAAAGGCGTGGATCTTATCCGAGCCCGACAAGGAAATTTTATGGCAAATGATTTCAAATGTTATCGACACCGGTCTGAAAAAAGCCACAACAGCCCTTGATCTGCTGGGTGAAGTGCAACACAAAACTGCTCAGCTGTCGAATGCTTTTAATGCCACTTTTCATAACGTTACCAATGATTTCGCACCGAACGGCTTCTATGGCGAATTGAAGACTGATCTGCAGACCAAGATACAGGATATAcagaaacaaagaaaaattagTTTGATCGCAACTATCTTTGGCGCAATCGGCTTAGTGCTATTTGGAGGTCTTGGTGTTGGACTTGGTTTGACAATTCatattattgaaaaatataaaataagctCTGCAGAGATGTGGAGTCAGGAGAAAGCATATGAAAAGCAATTGGAAATGATTAATTAtacttttaagattttaaatgAAGAAATTGAAAAAGCCAAAAGTATAGTTACGGATATCGATAATGCCCTGTCAGAAGACAGAACTAACTTACATGAACTTCGTGCAAAAATTGAGGCTGCCAATCTT GCAAAATATGCATTAAATTTTACTACTGGTGACTTGCGAAATTCATTTGTTCCTGTACTAACGGATCTGTCAGCTCAGTGCACAAAATACGTCAACTGGCACGGATATGATAAACCATTTTATCATACGAACATTAGCAGGAGGAGGCGAGAGGCAGAGCACACCTTGAAAGCCCAAAAGCTATTAGACGAGTCCGAATCTTTTGCCTCCCCATCTCAACCTTCAGATTCCTTCATCAGTTACGTGTATGATGGATCTCGTACTGTCGCTCCAGAGCCCGTTACCGTACAGGATTCTATAAGGAAAATCGGGCATATTACTCGTTTTCCTATAGAATCAATGAGTGGAATCTCTGGATCCCATTCACCCCCATTGCTCAAGACATGA